In Primulina eburnea isolate SZY01 chromosome 3, ASM2296580v1, whole genome shotgun sequence, one DNA window encodes the following:
- the LOC140827761 gene encoding kinesin-like protein KIN-12B: protein MKHFMVPRNQILRENHHETAVNAPLSSSPNPKSKPGTPNPSVRKHKSSSKENAQPINSDLNVTSSPSSVPSKLKSPLPPRPPLKRKLGVESAAAAAALENGVVPVNSSDSGVKVIVRVRPPNKNEEEGPHVVQKIANDSLSIAGQTFTFDSIADVESNQMDIFQLVGAPLVENCLAGFNSSVFAYGQTGSGKTYTIWGASNALLEEEQQGLAPRVFHWLFERIDEEQVKQADRKLVFMCRCSFLEIYNEQITDLLDPSQKNLQIREDVNSGVYVENLTEECVSSMKDVSQLLMKGLSNRRTGSTSVNAESSRSHSVFTCVVESRSKSAADGLSYVKVSRINFVDLAGSERQKQTGAAGERLKEAGNINRSLSQLGNLINILAEVSQTGKHRHIPYRDSKLTFLLQESLGGNAKLAMICAVSPSQSCKSETFSTLRFAQRAKAIKNKAIVNEEMQDDVNVLREVIRQLKDELHRMKTNGNQAGQNGAYATGWNARRSLNLLKFSLNRPLTLPHLDDDGDAEMEILMEGEEVGEANKSLNACEIECPCSQPGVSKDRSVEEARPEIKNTCSSKQGYEDLDVDMEDESFETVDEDKTKLIIHGNIEKNSEMTLDDGSCGPRKSLLPCPSIQLSSETDNTPEKSINCAKDGETFIPSMIPSDVSPILKSPTPSVSPRLNCSRKSLRTSSTVSASQSVTRHSNYQATQVSVAKPSNSFCSKSLSNRKNCFMSNDQLASTLQHGIKIIESQRLSSALRRSSFRFSCIPVEAMPVIKVDAGVQTMSTAEESLEYDTQEPLCHACKARNLQPELSDEDNGQNMQLVPANGSPSHHELKTQVPKAVEKVLAGAIRREMALEEICSKQTTEITQLNRLIQQYKHERECNAIIGRTREDKIARLESLMDGVLPTEDFMEDELLSLTHEHKILREQYDNHPDVLRTIIEQKRVQDELERYQNFFDLGERDVLLEEIQDLRAQLQFYLDSSEPKASKRQTPLLQLTHSLDSKVAPALCTIPELAENDEEKLQMERAQWTEAESKWISLVEELRLELEANRSLAQKQNHELNMEKQCSEELKEAMQMAMEGHARMLEQYAELEEKHIELLARHRRIQDGIDDVKKAASKAGVRGAESKFINALAAEISALKVEREKERRYFRDENRGLQAQLRDTAEAVQAAGELLVRLKEADEAVTAAEKRASMAEQETEMAYREIDKLNKLIAAPYKEEFAAKSQETNVDKNWQEEFAPSYDVVEEPPSWFSGYDRCNI from the exons ATGAAGCATTTCATGGTACCGCGTAACCAAATCTTGAGAGAAAATCACCATGAAACTGCGGTCAATGCTCCATTATCTTCGTCACCGAACCCCAAATCGAAGCCCGGCACACCGAACCCTAGCGTACGGAAGCACAAATCATCGTCAAAAGAGAACGCGCAGCCGATAAATTCAGATCTTAACGTCACTTCATCGCCATCCTCCGTTCCTTCGAAGTTGAAGAGCCCGCTTCCGCCTAGGCCACCTCTCAAGCGCAAGCTCGGTGTGGAGTCCGCTGCGGCTGCCGCGGCTTTGGAGAATGGTGTGGTGCCTGTGAATTCCTCGGATTCTGGGGTTAAG GTGATAGTCCGAGTGAGACCACCAAATAAGAATGAAGAAGAAGGGCCGCACGTGGTTCAAAAAATCGCAAATGATTCTTTATCAATAGCAGGACAAACCTTTACATTTGACTCGATTGCTGATGTTGAGTCAAACCAG ATGGATATTTTCCAGCTCGTGGGTGCACCACTTGTTGAAAATTGCCTTGCTGGGTTCAACAGCTCTGTATTTGCTTATGGACAG ACTGGGAGTGGGAAGACATACACCATTTGGGGTGCATCAAATGCTTTGTTGGAAGAAGAACAACAAGGGTTAGCGCCACGTGTTTTCCACTGGCTCTTTGAAAGGATTGATGAG GAGCAAGTCAAGCAAGCTGACAGAAAACTTGTGTTTATGTGCCGCTGCTCTTTCCTTGAG ATTTACAATGAACAAATAACTGATTTATTGGATCCAAGTCAAAAGAATCTCCAG ATCAGAGAAGATGTTAACAGTGGTGTTTATGTGGAAAATTTAACAGAGGAATGTGTCTCCTCTATGAAGGACGTGTCACAACTTTTGATGAAG GGATTGTCAAATCGGAGAACTGGCTCTACAAGTGTGAATGCTGAAAGTTCTCGCTCCCACAGCGTTTTCACTTGTGTTGTTGAATCGCGCAGCAAG AGTGCTGCTGATGGTTTAAGCTACGTGAAGGTTAGCAGAATTAATTTCGTTGACCTTGCTGGATCAGAGAGACAGAAACAAACAGGTGCAGCTGGAGAACGCTTGAAGGAAGCAGGGAATATTAACCGTTCTCTGTCACAACTAGG GAACTTGATAAATATTCTTGCAGAAGTTTCTCAGACAGGGAAGCATAGACACATACCCTACAGGGATTCCAAGTTGACATTCTTACTGCAGGAATCCCTGGGTGGGAATGCCAAACTTGCGATGATATGTGCAGTTTCTCCATCTCAAAG CTGTAAGAGCGAAACTTTCAGCACACTAAGATTTGCACAGCGTGCAAAGGCAATAAAAAATAAAGCAATTGTAAATGAAGAAATGCAGGATGATGTAAATGTCTTGAGAGAAGTTATACGACAACTGaag GATGAACTCCATCGAATGAAGACCAATGGCAATCAAGCAGGCCAAAATGGTGCCTATGCAACTGGGTGGAATGCACGGAGAAGTCTCAACCTCCTGAAATTTAGTCTCAACCGGCCATTGACATTGCCTCATCTTGATGATGACGGAGATGCAGAAATGGAAATTCTGATGGAAGGTGAAGAAGTTGGTGAAGCAAATAAAAGTTTGAATGCTTGTGAAATTGAATGTCCATGTTCACAGCCTGGAGTTTCTAAAGATAGAAGTGTTGAGGAAGCTCGGCCTGAGATAAAAAATACATGTTCCAGTAAACAAGGTTACGAGGATTTAGATGTGGATATGGAGGATGAATCATTTGAAACAGTTGACGAGGATAAAACTAAACTCATCATTCATGGGAACATTGAAAAAAACTCAGAGATGACACTTGACGATGGTTCTTGTGGGCCGAGGAAGTCACTGCTGCCATGCCCCTCAATACAACTATCTTCAGAAACTGATAACACTCCTGAAAAGTCTATAAATTGTGCTAAAGATGGTGAAACTTTTATTCCCAGTATGATTCCGTCTGATGTTTCCCCAATTCTGAAGTCTCCAACACCTAGTGTTTCTCCAAGACTGAATTGCAGCAGGAAAAGTCTTAGAACCTCATCAACTGTGTCAGCTTCTCAGAGTGTCACTCGTCACAGTAACTATCAGGCTACACAAGTATCCGTAGCAAAGCCTTCCAACAGCTTTTGTTCGAAGTCTCTTTCTAATCGCAAAAATTGTTTTATGTCCAATGATCAATTGGCTTCCACTCTCCAGCATGGGATTAAAATAATTGAGAGCCAGCGTCTTAGTTCGGCCCTGAGAAGGTCATCATTCAGATTCTCATGCATACCCGTTGAAGCAATGCCGGTTATAAAAGTTGATGCAGGTGTTCAAACTATGTCTACAGCAGAAGAGTCCCTAGAATATGATACACAAGAACCTTTATGTCATGCATGCAAGGCCAGAAATTTACAGCCAGAGCTTAGTGATGAAGATAATGGCCAGAATATGCAGCTAGTGCCTGCTAATGGATCACCATCACATCACGAGTTGAAGACGCAAGTTCCCAAA GCAGTAGAAAAGGTCTTGGCAGGGGCAATTCGTAGAGAAATGGCATTAGAGGAGATATGTTCCAAACAAACTACTGAGATCACCCAACTAAATCGTTTG aTCCAGCAATACAAACACGAAAGAGAATGTAATGCAATAATTGGTCGAACTCGTGAAGATAAAATTGCTCGCCTTGAGAGCCTGATGGATGGAGTGCTGCCTACTGAAGATTTCATGGAGGATGAGCTATTATCACTAACTCATGAACACAAG ATTCTTCGGGAACAATATGATAATCATCCTGATGTTTTGAGAACAATAATCGAGCAAAAAAGAGTTCAAGATGAATTAGAAAGATATCAAAATTTCTTTGACTTGGGGGAAAGGGATGTTTTGTTGGAAGAAATACAAGACTTAAGAGCTCAACTGCAATTTTATCTGGATTCGTCAGAGCCTAAGGCATCCAAAAGACAAACTCCTCTCCTGCAACTTACACATTCGCTTGATTCGAAAGTGGCTCCAGCTTTGTGCACCATTCCAGAGTTGGCTGAAAATGATGAGGAGAAACTTCAGATGGAGAGAGCTCAGTGGACTGAAGCAGAGAGTAAGTGGATTTCCCTAGTAGAAGAACTCAGATTGGAGCTAGAAGCCAACCGATCTCTTGCTCAAAAGCAAAACCATGAACTAAATATGGAAAAGCAATGCTCGGAAGAGCTTAAAGAAGCAATGCAGATGGCGATGGAGGGCCATGCACGCATGCTTGAACAATACGCAGAGCTTGAAGAGAAACACATTGAATTGCTAGCGAGGCACAGGAGGATTCAAGATGGAATTGATGATGTCAAGAAAGCAGCGTCTAAGGCAGGGGTGAGAGGTGCTGAATCTAAATTTATCAATGCACTAGCAGCAGAAATTTCGGCATTAAAAGTGGAAAGGGAGAAGGAGAGACGATATTTTAGGGATGAAAATAGAGGACTTCAAGCACAGTTGAGGGATACTGCTGAAGCTGTTCAGGCGGCTGGGGAATTACTTGTGAGGCTTAAAGAGGCAGATGAAGCTGTAACCGCTGCAGAG